One Etheostoma spectabile isolate EspeVRDwgs_2016 chromosome 12, UIUC_Espe_1.0, whole genome shotgun sequence genomic window carries:
- the stam gene encoding signal transducing adapter molecule 1 gives MPLFTTNPFDQDVEKATSEMNTAEDWGLILDICDKIGQSRTGPKECLRSIMRRVNHKDPHVAMQALTLLGACVSNCGKIFHLEVCSREFASEVSNVLNKGHPKVCEKLKALMVEWAEDFRNDPQLSLISAMIKNLREQGVTFPAVGSQAAEQAKASPALVAKDPSTSTNKKEEEDLAKAIELSLKEQRPQPQTSLSSLYPNTSSLLSSNKSDGRKVRAIYDFEAAEDNELTFKSGEIITILDDSDPNWWKGETYQGVGLFPSNFVTADLTAEPEMMKTEKKSVQFSEDIQVETIEPEQEPVYIDEDKMDQLLQMIQSADPTDNQSDSVELLQLEGACNQMGPLIDQKLDDIDRKHSELSDLNVKVMEALSLYAKIMNEDPVYAMYAKLQSQQYYMQQPANAAQQVYAGQPASGSYAMSGTTVQGYTVPMEQLPAGTPIPGQPAPSDVHMYMGQPPVYTAAPGSMAPADLQSYQLPAPGPAPGMTQMPNYSTPSGQSIAPSSDPSQAPYSEKALL, from the exons ATGCCTCTCTTCACGACCAACCCATTTGACCAAGATGTTG agaAAGCAACCAGTGAGATGAACACAGCTGAGGACTGGGGCCTCATTCTGGACATATGTGATAAGATAGGGCAGTCACGCACTGG GCCTAAAGAATGTCTCCGCTCTATAATGAGAAGAGTGAACCATAAGGATCCCCACGTGGCCATGCAGGCACTCACT CTCCTTGGTGCTTGTGTCTCAAACTGTGGCAAGATATTCCACTTGGAGGTGTGCTCCAGAGAGTTTGCCAGTGAAGTCAGCAATGTCTTAAACaag GGCCACCCCAAAGTGTGTGAGAAGCTGAAAGCCCTGATGGTGGAGTGGGCAGAGGACTTCCGCAACGATCCTCAACTCAGTCTGATCTCCGCTATGATCAAGAATCTACGCGAGCAGGGTGTAACTTTCCCAGCAGTTGGGTCACAG gctGCAGAGCAAGCAAAAGCAAGCCCTGCTTTAGTGGCAAAGGATCCCTCCAcctcaacaaacaaaaaagaagaagaagacttgGCCAAAG CTATTGAGTTGTCACTAAAGGAGCAACGTCCACAGCCTCAGACCTCCCTGTCAAGCCTTTACCCAAACACTTCCAGCCTGCTCTCCTCAAACAAGTCAGACGGCAGGAAAGTCCGTGCCATCTACGACTTTGAGGCCGCTGAGGACAATGAGCTCACCTTTAAGTCAGGAGAAATCATCACTATCCTGGATGATAG tgacCCCAACTGGTGGAAAGGGGAAACATACCAGGGAGTGGGGTTGTTCCCCTCTAACTTTGTCACAGCTGACCTCACTGCAGAGCCTGAGATGA tgaagacagagaagaagagcgTACAGTTCAGTGAGGACATCCAGGTGGAGACCATAGAGCCCGAACAAGAGCCTGTATATATAGACGAA GACAAAATGGACCAGCTACTGCAGATGATCCAGAGTGCAGATCCCACAGACAACCAGTCAGACAGTGTTGAGTTACTACAGTTGGAAG GTGCCTGCAATCAAATGGGGCCCCTCATTGACCAGAAGTTGGACGATATAGACAG GAAGCACTCCGAGCTGTCAGATCTGAATGTGAAGGTGATGGAAGCTCTGTCTTTGTATGCCAAGATAATGAATGAAGATCCAGTTTACGCCATGTATGCCAAGCTACAGAGCCAACAGTACTACATGCAGCAACCTGCCAATGCAGCACAACAG GTCTACGCTGGTCAGCCTGCATCAGGTTCGTATGCCATGAGCGGTACTACAGTGCAGGGTTACACCGTTCCCATGGAGCAGCTTCCAGCTGGAACCCCCATACCGGGTCAGCCTGCTCCCAG TGACGTTCATATGTACATGGGCCAGCCGCCAGTCTACACTGCAGCTCCAGGGAGCATGGCCCCAGCAGACTTGCAGTCTTACCAGCTACCGGCCCCCGGCCCGGCCCCAGGCATGACGCAGATGCCAAACTACAGCACCCCCTCTGGGCAGAGCATAGCACCTTCCTCAGACCCCTCACAGGCCCCCTACTCAGAGAAAGCTTTGCTATAG
- the tmem236 gene encoding transmembrane protein 236: MPSGKKVKLVLYEVLQLAALIIPIFVIMERFASLIHDVRGRDLTAYWLVVAASIAYVTSVTLLVWVPLKYLILKRQRFISAITQWRPTALAYLILCTLPSFAILIASSKVQVDRGKRIDYFTELPVSLVLFSLICVDVIERIRPCRLVGQLDSLDTDFDMPGPVLTYLEQVTTVTGQLHPDEGQNGSTQGHPEARNGSTPGRWQDLTGSPSRSTLSSRAPGTAYLYPSSSRQRSYSGSLGFLLRRDGRSEVFVDSFLFWFDTVEMVRVAGEPSVFYSAWVFPIYILSFMSTLRMVITPHNPLLSSAGVALQDLPFFIIRVALIVVFGYVTPVLYTLKNVLVSLTFIYFTFLTRLRIFRRQSMF, translated from the exons ATGCCCTCGGGGAAGAAGGTTAAGCTCGTCCTGTATGAGGTTCTGCAGCTTGCAGCCCTTATCATACCCATCTTTGTGATTATGGAGAGGTTTGCCAGCCTCATACACGATGTGAGAGGACGGGATCTGACAGCCTACTGGCTAGTGGTGGCAGCCTCTATTGCCTATGTGACCTCTGTGACCCTCCTGGTGTGGGTTCCTCTGAAATATCTCATTTTGAAGCGGCAGAGGTTTATCTCAGCGATCACACAGTG gagACCAACAGCACTAGCGTATCTGATCCTATGTACATTACCGTCCTTTGCTATTTTAATAGCCAGCTCCAAG gtGCAGGTGGACAGAGGAAAGCGAATCGACTATTTCACTGAGTTGCCCGTTTCCTTGGTACTTTTTTCCCTCATTTGTGTGGATGTCATAGAAAGGATTCGCCCCTGCAGGCTCGTTGGACAAT TGGACAGTCTGGATACTGACTTTGACATGCCAGGCCCCGTCCTCACCTACCTGGAACAGGTGACCACCGTAACAGGCCAGCTGCATCCTGATGAAGGCCAGAACGGTTCAACCCAGGGCCACCCAGAGGCCAGGAATGGCAGCACCCCAGGCAGATGGCAGGACCTCACTGGCTCACCCAGCCGCTCAACACTCAGCTCACGAGCACCCGGCACTGCCTACCTATACCCCTCATCGTCCCGCCAACGATCCTACTCTGGTTCTCTGGGCTTCTTGTTGAGGAGGGACGGAAGGTCAGAGGTGTTTGTGGATAGTTTTCTGTTCTGGTTCGACACTGTGGAGATGGTAAGAGTGGCAGGAGAGCCGTCAGTCTTCTACTCGGCCTGGGTGTTTCCTATCTACATCCTCTCCTTCATGTCTACTCTCCGCATGGTCATCACTCCTCACAATCCGTTATTGTCTTCTGCTGGAGTTGCTCTGCAGGACCTTCCTTTCTTCATCATTCGGGTCGCTCTGATTGTTGTGTTTGGTTATGTAACTCCTGTGTTGTACACATTGAAAAATGTGCTGGTGAGCCTGACTTTTATCTACTTTACATTTCTGACCAGGCTGAGGATTTTCAGAAGGCAGAGCATGTTCTGA
- the colec12 gene encoding collectin-12, which yields MKDDFADEEEVQSFGYKRFGIQEGTECTKCKNDWALRAAIALLYVLCALLTIAVAVLGYKVVERMDNVTEGMQKYGGQINDVETDLKKLDDQAGEKSVNSTSDIKTFKSDLVALQKQLNDIALRATRNRDVLDELQITGDDMQKGHISLQSFIQSNEASLHGVNQTLASYSGVIDNLQTNTARLQSEIQGQVKVQSQTQVSISALNITQSQQRNQLSTLQKTVEDAGQAVQKLKNDYQGLQQTARQTRADTEWLKEKVQNLQVLAANNSALARSNGEALDDLGAQLSTLASQIQNTSTLNEEHGQSLHELMDHQRDHDNTTSSKFDAMESRLDRHESDMDRVTGNVSFATQLLGAISSNLNGLRSCAETVLRHSDLLLGLNSSVTEASADSKELRAQQDELAARLDKEVSNLSMVMEEMKVVDSKHSQLITNFTILQGPPGPRGPRGDKGPQGPVGQSGQKGDKGDKGIPGLVGPKGEKGAAGPYGATGPKGAAGARGLPGAKGSRGSGGRPGIPGEKGDPGAPGSPGRDGLSGLPGPQGPQGPRGAAGPAGLEGPRGPVGPIGPPGPAGLPGISVPAPPLSKPPQPTQPAKVAETPRPPQPPKPSQPPKPAEEPEGSVSKQVQLPDANTTVPGCPPQFTRFGDSCYYFSSGPQRLNFDESKQFCTNMTSLMLIINDNEEQQFVRNKIAGKGYFWLGLTDREEENVWKWVDGTLPVFKKWKPGQPDNWTHGHEDGEDCAGLIHNANWNDFYCTDRIGFICERASDLKVPVL from the exons TGGTCGAGCGAATGGACAATGTTACAGAGGGCATGCAGAAATATGGGGGCCAGATTAATGATGTGGAGACAGACTTGAAGAAACTAG ATGATCAGGCAGGAGAGAAGTCAGTTAATTCCACAAGTGACATCAAGACTTTCAAGTCCGATCTCGTGGCATTACAGAAACAACTGAATGACATTGCCCTCAGGGCAACGAGAAACAGGGATGTGCTGGATGAGCTTCAGATCACAGGAGATGACATGCAAAAAGGCCACATCTCCCTGCAGagttttatccaaagcaacgaGGCCTCACTTCATGGGGTCAACCAGACCTTGGCCTCCTACAGTGGCGTGATTGACAACCTCCAGACAAACACTGCACGGCTCCAGTCAGAGATACAGGGCCAAGTGAAAGTGCAGAGCCAGACTCAGGTTAGTATCAGTGCACTAAACATCACCCAGTCCCAGCAGCGCAATCAGCTCAGCACGCTGCAGAAGACGGTCGAAGACGCAGGCCAGGCGGTGCAGAAACTAAAGAATGACTACCAGGGTCTGCAGCAGACAGCCAGGCAGACCCGGGCTGACACAGAGTGGCTGAAGGAAAAGGTCCAGAACCTTCAGGTTTTGGCAGCTAATAACTCAGCCCTGGCCCGTTCCAATGGAGAAGCTCTGGATGACTTGGGGGCTCAACTCAGCACTTTAGCCAGCCAGATCCAGAACACCTCCACTCTCAATGAGGAGCATGGCCAGAGCTTGCATGAGCTGATGGACCACCAGAGAGACCACGATAACACCACCTCATCTAAGTTTGATGCGATGGAATCACGGTTAGACAGACATGAGAGCGACATGGACCGTGTGACAGGAAATGTGAGCTTCGCCACGCAGCTCCTCGGTGCCATCAGCTCCAACCTGAATGGCCTGAGGTCCTGCGCTGAGACAGTGTTGCGACATTCCGACCTGTTACTGGGGCTGAATAGTAGTGTGACAGAGGCCAGTGCAGATAGCAAAGAGCTGCGTGCACAGCAAGATGAGCTGGCAGCCAGGTTGGACAAAGAGGTCAGCAACCTCTCTATGGTGATGGAGGAGATGAAGGTGGTGGACAGCAAGCACTCCCAGCTCATCACCAACTTCACCATTCTGCAGG GTCCACCTGGTCCAAGGGGCCCCAGGGGTGACAAGGGTCCCCAGGGGCCAGTGGGCCAGTCAGGACAAAAGGGTGATAAGGGAGACAAAGGGATTCCGGGGTTGGTGGGACCTAAAGGAGAGAAAGGGGCTGCTGGACCATATGGTGCAACAGGTCCAAAGGGTGCAGCTGGGGCTCGGGGTCTTCCAGGAGCCAAAGGATCAAGAGGGTCTGGAGGTCGACCTGGAATCCCTGGTGAAAAAGGTGACCCTGGGGCGCCGGGGAGTCCTGGTAGGGATGGACTGTCAGGGTTGCCTGGACCACAAGGGCCACAGGGGCCCAGAGGAGCAGCAGGACCTGCAGGGCTCGAGGGGCCTCGCGGACCTGTTGGACCCATTGGCCCTCCTGGTCCAGCAGGACTACCCGGGATATCTGTGCCTGCCCCTCCACTTTCAAAGCCTCCTCAGCCCACTCAGCCTGCTAAGGTCGCTGAAACCCCAAGACCACCTCAACCCCCCAAACCATCTCAACCCCCCAAACCAGCAGAGGAACCAGAAGGCTCCGTGTCCAAGCAGGTCCAGCTTCCTGACGCCAATACTACAGTGCCTG GTTGCCCACCTCAGTTCACAAGGTTTGGAGACAGCTGCTATTACTTCTCCTCTGGTCCTCAGAGGCTCAACTTTGACGAGTCCAAGCAGTTTTGTACTAACATGACGTCTCTAATGCTCATTATTAACGACAATGAGGAACAG CAATTTGTGAGAAACAAAATTGCAGGGAAGGGTTATTTCTggctaggccttactgacaggGAGGAGGAAAATGTCTGGAAATGGGTGGATGGAACGTTACCTGTTTTCAA GAAGTGGAAGCCTGGCCAGCCTGATAACTGGACCCATGGCCACGAAGACGGCGAGGACTGTGCTGGCCTTATCCATAATGCCAACTGGAACGATTTCTACTGTACTGACCGCATCGGTTTCATCTGTGAACGTGCCTCTGACC taaaagttCCAGTTTTATAG